Below is a window of Dromiciops gliroides isolate mDroGli1 chromosome 5, mDroGli1.pri, whole genome shotgun sequence DNA.
GCCGATCCTcgccttcattctccaagagctGTTCTAGGATCTGACAGGCGCTGGCCTTACAAACCAGCCCGGGGTGATTAGGAAAGCAGAGGTCAGCGATGCCACAGCTCTTGGGACTGACTCAGTAAGAGCCATGAGCAGCAGCTGCGGCAGTTTTTGAGAGCTGAGATGCAGGATGTAGGGAAGAggattctggtcttcctgaaaaTGGCTGCCCCAGCAGACTCCCGTGTGCAGAGGGAAATGGTTTCTCCTGCCCCTCACACTGACTGTGGACCTCCCAGGACCAGATGTGTCTGTTAGAACGGTAACCGAAGGCTTCCGTCATGGGGGGGCgaagtgaagagagaaaagggttcCTGGGGAAGAGCTTCAGCTGTAATGAGAGGTGGCTGATGGCCCCAGCAGCTGTGCTAGGTGTTTATTTACAGGAGCCTGAACTTAATTGTTTACAGGACTGAGgagtttttcttgtttgttttatttgatttttttaaaaagccgaGTGAGCCCAGGTTAGGTTGGGAGGCCCTGTAATCACCGCACCCCATCCCCCTCAGCCCCTCGCCTCATCTTTGTGGCACATGACTGTGTTGGGATGAGATCCTGGTCCTTGTTGCTCCCAAGCCCACCTGCAGCCTAGCCGAGGACCGGGAACCCAGGCTTTGGAGATGTGGTCAGATCCCCCGCCTTTGGGGATTGTTTGGGCTGAGCCCCCTCCCTCGAGGCGAGGCCTGGCAGTGGCACTGGACATAATTAACCATTTAAAGGGACTTTGTTCTCTGTCCCCCTCCCAACCCTTTGtctgctccttcccttcccactaaTTACTCCCACCGCTGTGGTGCTTTACGCTTTCCCAAAGCACTTTCATCAGTACAATGCTGGGAGGGAGGTAGCACTGGGCCCCTTGGCCCAGTGTTCTCTCTGAGAAAGCATAGTCTGGAGTCGCTGAAGTGGTTCCCCCCCTCCTGCCCCCCGGGGCCCCCCCTCGGTTCCCCCCATCCCTTGTGCCCCTGCCAGGAAGTGTTGGCTTCAGGACCCACCCAGGTGACCTGACCCTTcatccaggctctatccactctgaGAAATGGCTAAGCCCCAAAGGCCAGGTCCTCTCcctgaaagggaaggaggggaaagagctGAAGACAGGCCAGCAGACTCTGCGGACTTAGcaggtttcctttcttttttctgccaACACAGGTTTCCCGGTGAACAGTAGCAGCAGTAGCGGTGTTCAGAATTTTACTTTTAAGCCAGCTTCAGGATTGGGTGGCACCCCGccgagcagcagcagcagcagcagcagcacgtCGGTCTTTGGGTCTCAAGCACTAACAGCAGCATCTTCTTCCAATTCCACCATGACCAGCCCTGCTCCCACTTCCTTTGGGTTTGGGGAGCCAGCAGCAGCAGTCTCtgcagcatcttttttttttaaaagcccggAAGTTTTTAGCTTTGGATCAGCTGGGTTTTCCGGATTTCCTGCTTCCTCCCCATTAGGCACAGCAGGTGCCACTGGCAGTCCTGCCTTTGGGGGAGGTGCTTTTGGCTCCTCTGGCCCCTCAGGCGCCTCAGGTGCCTCGTTATTTGGACTGCCCACCAGTACCTTTGGGCACAGTGGTACCCCCTCCTCTCTCTCGTCGTCCGGGGGCACTAATGCAGCAGAGCAGTTATTCACGCCCAAAAATGAACTAACAGCAGAGGAGTTAAAACAGTTTGCAGCAAAGAAATTCACATTAGGAAAGGTTCCTCTAAAGCCCCCACCCGAAGGGCTTTTGAGTGTGTAAAGGGACATGCTTTAAATATAGGAGAACATGCTTTCTCAATGATGATTTGAATAGTGTGCACACAGGCTGCTAACTAAAATGTCCAGGCTCTGCACAGCATTTTCTTGGCGTTTTATTTTCCTTGGTTATTTTTTCATGTCCTAGGCCAGGCAGTTCAAGTGAAGTGGAATCACAGCAAAGAACCATTAGTAGTTGGGGCCTTCTCCTAATGTAATTATGAAGGGGACAACCTACCGAGGGTTGCCGGTACGCCAGAGGCTTTGTCCTGGCCCCTCACCGCACCGTAACTTTTAGAGGGTGTGCCATTGTCTAGAGCCCGAAGAGCACATGATAGACAGTGGGTCGGCTAGCCGGCTTAGGAAATGAACCAAACAAACTTAGAACTTTCCTTCATGGTAAAGGGATGTGTGttaagtatatatttaaatagaacCTGAGAAGTTTTTATTCCTAGGCAATAATAAgaggcatttttttccttcctgcaaGTTTGTATCCCTCTtgattttgcaaaaaaaaaaagtttcaatcgTAGGGCTTGCCAATTGAATTACTTTCAGCATCTCTCTGATGACTAACATCCTGATACCTGAGTGATTGCTATAATCCTGATAATTCTTCTCGATGTCTTGTGAAGAAGAATATCCCCATCTGATAGATGAATAGTGAGAGAAATGGAAGTTGTGACCTGCCCCATGAGCTCATGGTGAGCGCATAATGGACCCAGGCTTCTCCGGCTCCCGCCTGGGAGCCTTGTGTGCAGAATTGTCTGACACGTTGCAGTCTCTTCTTTGTCCTCGGCTCGGAGGAGCCAGTGATTGTGCGGCTCAGCTCCTGTAAAGGACAGGAGGCAAAGACCTGCAATTACTACTTGGTCAAATCTATTCTAAGTTCTCAAGCGTCAGGATCTTTTATCAACCTGGAAAGCTCCACAGCTGGCACTGTAGACGCCGTTGCCGTATATGTTGGTGTCTTGTATTGGGCtggtttttttaatgaaaataaaaactttgCCTAGCAACTGTGTTCTATACCAATGTAGCCTGAGTGATGGTTTTTACCAGCAAAAGAGTGACTGATGTTTCAGGGACTTTGTAGCTGCCAGGCCCAGGGCCCCTAATCCATACATTTCCCCCAGCTCAGGGCAGTCCTGCAGCCAGGCAGAAATCGAAAACAAACCCAGAGCTACCCTAGAGAGGGCTCCCAGGAGCCTCATCTCCCACATGAGAACTGTCTGAAACTCTCCTTCTGGTTGAAATAGCGGGTGGGGAACCCCAGAAGGGCTTTGGTTGAGGAAGCTTGTCCCAGAACCTCTCAACCAATTATTCCTGGAGCAGGTTGcggtttacaaagcaccttgtccccattttatagaaggggagGCCTGAGCATGGAACAGGAGCCGCTAGTAGAATTTGCAGCTTTTTCATGAAGTCAGCAGTGCTG
It encodes the following:
- the NUP42 gene encoding nucleoporin NUP42 isoform X2 produces the protein MEVWESSGQWMFSVYSPMKEKPNISGFTDISPEELRLEYSNYITSNNLQSYLNSIQQLVNLWKNRLLELKNINTATKGALLSKLKNEENPAVPTFGFQNQETSTFGSTGFPVNSSSSSGVQNFTFKPASGLGGTPPSSSSSSSSTSVFGSQALTAASSSNSTMTSPAPTSFGFGEPAAAVSAASFFFKSPEVFSFGSAGFSGFPASSPLGTAGATGSPAFGGGAFGSSGPSGASGASLFGLPTSTFGHSGTPSSLSSSGGTNAAEQLFTPKNELTAEELKQFAAKKFTLGKVPLKPPPEGLLSV